A single Primulina eburnea isolate SZY01 chromosome 11, ASM2296580v1, whole genome shotgun sequence DNA region contains:
- the LOC140804952 gene encoding uncharacterized protein translates to MEPLVKVLKLVDQDNKPTLSIIYEAMDRAKLSIKESVKDWQLYWDVIDKRWYNQLHQHLHAAAYFLNSMLQYSGTCVYTDEVRRGLKTVIKRLEPDLNTQDAMINEIKLFTEQI, encoded by the exons ATGGAACCTCTCGTCAAAGTTTTGAAATTGGTTGATCAAGACAACAAGCCAACACTGTCGATTATATATGAAGCAATGGATAGAGCTAAATTATCTATAAAAGAAAGTGTGAAAGACTGGCAATTGTACTGGGATGTGATTGATAAGCGTTGGTATAATCAATTACACCAACACCTACATGCTGCAG CATATTTTCTCAATTCAATGCTCCAATATTCTGGAACCTGTGTTTACACTGATGAAGTAAGACGAGGATTGAAGACAGTAATCAAAAGACTAGAGCCCgatttaaatacacaagatgCAATGATTAATGAG ATTAAATTGTTTACTGAACAAATTTGA